One Microcaecilia unicolor chromosome 8, aMicUni1.1, whole genome shotgun sequence DNA window includes the following coding sequences:
- the LOC115475535 gene encoding phospholipase A2 inhibitor and Ly6/PLAUR domain-containing protein-like isoform X2: MRAVLTGLCILSALIVPGTSLSCQECTDLQHNNCTSAPKQCQSSQTHCVSILRQTVLSGSNMMSIIKSCGTKKDCDMTTSTNAGNFQMITISRCCNTDNCNTPQINIPAKEIKSNGLYCMSCYSGSSHTCDKKENTTCVGGEDRCIQYDVTVTAGGPETKIAVHGCATKNLCDTQGRAAYYGSSFEMKSFQCSSGTRPQLGLFLSALTGLLFMKLFS, from the exons GGACCTCACTTTCCTGCCAGGAGTGCACTGATctgcagcataacaactgcacctCTGCCCCTAAACAATGCCAGTCATCTCAGACCCACTGCGTCAGCATCCTCAGACAGACTGTCCTCTCTG GCTCCAATATGATGTCCATCATAAAGTCTTGTGGAACCAAAAAAGATTGCGACATGACTACTAGCACCAATGCCGGGAACTTCCAAATGATTACCATCTCCAGATGTTGTAATACGGACAACTGCAACACTCCTCAGATCAACA TACCAGCCAAGGAAATAAAATCAAATGGCCTCTACTGCATGTCCTGCTATTCTGGGTCATCTCATACCTGTGACAAAAAAGAGAACACAACCTGTGTAGGAGGGGAGGATAGGTGTATCCAGTATGATGTGACAGTCACAGCAG GTGGACCAGAGACGAAAATCGCTGTACATGGATGTGCTACCAAAAATCTGTGTGACACCCAAGGCAGAGCTGCCTATTATGGTTCCTCCTTTGAGATGAAAAGCTTCCAGTGCAGCAGTGGCACCCGCCCTCAGCTTGGCCTCTTCCTGTCAGCTCTCACTGGGCTTCTCTTTATGAAACTCTTTTCTTAA
- the LOC115475535 gene encoding phospholipase A2 inhibitor and Ly6/PLAUR domain-containing protein-like isoform X1 encodes MRAVLTGLCILSALIVPGTSLSCQECTDLQHNNCTSAPKQCQSSQTHCVSILRQTVLSAGGSNMMSIIKSCGTKKDCDMTTSTNAGNFQMITISRCCNTDNCNTPQINIPAKEIKSNGLYCMSCYSGSSHTCDKKENTTCVGGEDRCIQYDVTVTAGGPETKIAVHGCATKNLCDTQGRAAYYGSSFEMKSFQCSSGTRPQLGLFLSALTGLLFMKLFS; translated from the exons GGACCTCACTTTCCTGCCAGGAGTGCACTGATctgcagcataacaactgcacctCTGCCCCTAAACAATGCCAGTCATCTCAGACCCACTGCGTCAGCATCCTCAGACAGACTGTCCTCTCTG CGGGAGGCTCCAATATGATGTCCATCATAAAGTCTTGTGGAACCAAAAAAGATTGCGACATGACTACTAGCACCAATGCCGGGAACTTCCAAATGATTACCATCTCCAGATGTTGTAATACGGACAACTGCAACACTCCTCAGATCAACA TACCAGCCAAGGAAATAAAATCAAATGGCCTCTACTGCATGTCCTGCTATTCTGGGTCATCTCATACCTGTGACAAAAAAGAGAACACAACCTGTGTAGGAGGGGAGGATAGGTGTATCCAGTATGATGTGACAGTCACAGCAG GTGGACCAGAGACGAAAATCGCTGTACATGGATGTGCTACCAAAAATCTGTGTGACACCCAAGGCAGAGCTGCCTATTATGGTTCCTCCTTTGAGATGAAAAGCTTCCAGTGCAGCAGTGGCACCCGCCCTCAGCTTGGCCTCTTCCTGTCAGCTCTCACTGGGCTTCTCTTTATGAAACTCTTTTCTTAA